CGGCCCGTAGCGCCGCGTCGTGGGTGACGAGTCGCTCGCAATAGCGCAGCACGCCACGTGAAATCGCGAAGGCGCGCACGGCGACGACCGCGACGGAGAGGTCCAGCACCGGCGGCATCTGCGAGGCGCGGGTGATCAGCCATGCCGACACTCCGGCCAGCGCGAGCGCGCTGCCCAGCGCCAGCACGCCCAGCGCGATGGCGGCGAGAAGGCGGGGGATCCGGGGCCGCAACAGGTCTGCGATGTTCAGGAGGGAATCAGACCGGCGCACAGCGCGCCTCACTTCCGGCGACCACGTCTACGACCCGGTCGCCGATCGCTACCACCGGCTCTCGGTGCCCGACGACCACCACCGTCGCTCCCGCCCGGGCGCGCGCGACCACGGCCGCCAGCACCCGTTGCTCGGTTTCGGAGTCCAGGTGCGCCGTGGGCTCATCGAGCAACAGCACCAGCGCCGCCGAGCCCAGCGCCCGCGCCAGACCCAGCCGTTGGCGCTGCCCGAGCGACAGCCCCACACCGCCACGCCCCAGTTCGGTATCCAAGCCGGCCGGCAACTCGGCCAGCACTGTATCGAATCCAGCGGCGCTGCAAGCGTTATCAAGATCGTTGAGCGCGCCGAACAGCTCCAGGTTGGCCCGGACGGTGCCCGGTATCAGCACCGGTCGCTGGGCCAGCCACGAGACCTGGCGCCACCATTGGGCGGGCTGCAGGTCCCCGATGTCGACTCCGGCCACGGTGACCCGGCCCGAGTGCGGCACGGTCAGGCCGGCGAGCACTTGCAGCGTGGTGCTCTTGCCGGCGCCGTTGCGTCCGGTCAGAACGGTCACCTGCCCCGGTTCGATTACCGCGGTCAGATTTCGCGGGGCGTAGCCGTCCCGGCCGGCGACACTGAGGTTTTCGATGCGGATCTGCGCACCCCGCGCGGTGACCGACCGTTGCCCCGCTGCTGTTGGCGGCTCACCGATGAGCGCAAAGGCCTTATCGGCCGCAGCCCTACCGTCCTGCGCCGCATGGTATTCCACCCCGATGCGCCGCAGCGGCCAGTACACGTCCGGTGCCAGTAGCAGCACGGTCAGGCCGACGGTCAGGCTCATCTCGCCGAACACCAGTCGCAGGCCGATGCCGACCGCGACCAGTGCCACGCCCAGGGTGGCCAGCAGTTCGAGCACCAGCGCCGACAGAAACGCGATCCGCAGGGTCGCCATCGTCGATCGACGGTGGGCGGCACTGAGTTCGGCGATGCGATGTTCGGGCCCCGACGCGCGGCCCAGGGCACGCAAGGTGGGGATGCCGGCGACCAGATCCAGCAGACGGGATTGCAGGGTGGTCATGGCCGCCAGCGAGGACGCGGATCGCTGCGCCGTGGCCAAGCCGATGAGCACCATGAAGACCGGTATCAGCGGCAGCGTGACCACCACGATCAGCGTCGATTTCAGGTCGTAGCACGCGATTACGGCTACGGTGGCCGGCGTCAGAATCGCAGCCAGCAGCAGCGTGGGCAGATACCCGGTGAAGTAGGGCCGCAGACCGTCCAGGCCGCGGGTGACCACGACCGCGGCGGCGTCACGCTGTGCCGCCAGTTCGCTGGGCTGACGGGCGGTCACCGCGGTCAACACCTGACCACTGAGGTCGGCGATCACCGCGCTGGCGCCCCGCTGCCCCAGCCGTGCCTGCAGCCAATGGATGACCGCACGAAAAGCCCACAGCGCGAAAAGGATCGACAACGGGCCGAGCCAGCTGTGCAGGTTGCGTGCCGAAGGGTCTGTGGCCACTCTCGCGACCATGGCTCCCAGGACGATCGCCGAACCGATTGCGCAGCCGCTGATCACCACCCCGCAGGCCACCTCCGCGGCCAGAAAGCGACGCAGCGCGCCTGATGCCCGCCACAGTCGTGGGTCCAGCGGCGCCCGAGAGCTCTTCTCGCTCAGGACGGGCGCCTGGTCAGGCCGATCGAGGGCGGTATGCCGTCAGCCGAGATGCGTTGCCGGAAAACCCAATACGTCCAACCCTGGTACACCACCGTCAACGGCGTCATGATCGCGGCAACCCAGGTCATGATCTTGAGCGTGTAGGGCGTCGACGAGGCGTTGTAAATCGTGACGTTCCACTGGCTGTCCAGAGTTGACGGCACCAGGTTGGGGAACAGGGCACCGAACAGCAGCACTACCACGCTCGCCACCACTACCAGGGCGCACAGGAAGGCCCACCCGTCGGAGGCCTGCCGCCAGGCCAGCAGCACCGCGACCAACTGGGCGACCACCGCCACGCCCAGCACCGCCCACGTCCAGTCCTTGCCATAGCTCAACTGAGTCCAAACCCCGAACCCCGCAACCAAAGCGGTCGCCGGCAGGGAGAACCAGCGGGCGAACCGGTGCGCGTCGTCACGGATGTCGCCGGCTGTCTTCAACGCCACGAACAACGCGCCGTAGAACAAGAACAACGAGGCGGTGGCCACGCCACCGAGCAGCGTGTAGGGGTTGAGCACATCGGTGATCGACAGGTTGACCTGACCGTCGGCGTCTACCGGCAGGCCGCGCACCAGAATCGCGAAGGCTGTGCCCCAAAGTATTGCGGGCAGCCATGATCCGATGGCTATACCGAAGTCGGCCCAGCCGCGCCACTTCGTGTCGTCGACTTTGCCGCGCCACTCGATCGACACGACACGCAGGATCATGCCGAACAGAATCGCCAGCAGCGGCAGGTACAGCGTCGAGAACACGGTGGCGTACCAACCCGGAAACGCCGCGAACATCGCTGCGCCGGCGGTGATCAGCCAGACCTCGTTGCCGTCCCACACCGGGCCGATGGTGTTCAGCGCCGCGCGCCGGTGTGCTTCCCGGTCACCCTTGCTTACCCGCGCGAAGGGCTCCATCAGCATGCCCACACCGAAGTCGAAGCCCTCGAGGACGAAAAAGCCGAGGAACAGCGCCGCGATGAGGCCGGACCACAACTGTTGCAGGTTCATGTGTCAGCTCCTTTCGGGCTAAGTCAGTAGGCGAAGGACAGGGTTTTCACTTGCTCTTGGTCGGAGTCCTGGTCCTCCGGCGGCGGCGCGGCCGGTTCGGCGTCGTGCTCCTGCGGTCCTTCGACGATGTAGCGCTTGAGCAGCCAGAACCAGATGACCGCCAGCACGGCGTAGACCAGCGTGAAGGTGGCCAGCGAGGTGACGACCATGGCGAAGGTGTTGTGTGAGACCCCGGCGGCGACGGTCAGGTGCACGTTCTGGTCTCCGGTGGGGTTCGGCGCCACAATCCATGGCTGCCGGCCCATTTCGGTGAACACCCAACCGGAGATGTTGGCCAGGAACGGCGTCGGGATGGTGAGCAGCGCGAACCAAGCGAACCAACGCTGGCTGGGGATCCGTCCACCCCGGGTGAGCCACAGCGCCATCAGGGCGAACAACACCGGGATGGCCAGGAACCCGATCATCGCGCGGAACGACCAGTAGGTGACAAAGAGGTTGGGCCGGTAGTCATTTGGCCCGAATCGCTGGACATAGTCCTGCTGGATGTCGCGCACGCCCCGGAGCGTGACGCCCTCGGTCTTGCCCTCGGCGAGGAAGGGCAGAACGTAAGGCACCTCGATGACCCGGGTCAGGGAGTCGCAGTTGTTCTGCCGGCCGACCGTCAGGATCGAGAAGTCCGGATCAGTTTGCTTGTCGCACAACGACTCTGCGGACGCCATCTTCATCGGCTGCTGTTGGAACATCAGCTTGCCCTGGTGGTCGCCGGTGAAGAACAGGCCGACGGTGGCCAAGAGGACGACCCAGCAGCCCAGTGCGGTGGCAGGCCGGTACATGGCCCGGGTCCCCGG
This genomic stretch from Mycobacterium paragordonae harbors:
- the cydB gene encoding cytochrome d ubiquinol oxidase subunit II — its product is MNLQQLWSGLIAALFLGFFVLEGFDFGVGMLMEPFARVSKGDREAHRRAALNTIGPVWDGNEVWLITAGAAMFAAFPGWYATVFSTLYLPLLAILFGMILRVVSIEWRGKVDDTKWRGWADFGIAIGSWLPAILWGTAFAILVRGLPVDADGQVNLSITDVLNPYTLLGGVATASLFLFYGALFVALKTAGDIRDDAHRFARWFSLPATALVAGFGVWTQLSYGKDWTWAVLGVAVVAQLVAVLLAWRQASDGWAFLCALVVVASVVVLLFGALFPNLVPSTLDSQWNVTIYNASSTPYTLKIMTWVAAIMTPLTVVYQGWTYWVFRQRISADGIPPSIGLTRRPS
- a CDS encoding cytochrome ubiquinol oxidase subunit I; amino-acid sequence: MNVVDISRWQFGITTVYHFIFVPLTIGLAPLLAIMQTAWVATGNVAWYRLTKFFGKLFLINFAIGVATGIVQEFQFGMNWSEYSRFVGDVFGAPLAMEGLLAFFFESTFLGLWIFGWSRLPRLVHLACIWIVAISVNVSAFFIISANSFMQHPVGVHYNPQTRRAELNSIVALLTNNTGLTAFSHTVTGALLTAGTFVAAVSAWWLVRSQTTTVDPGTRAMYRPATALGCWVVLLATVGLFFTGDHQGKLMFQQQPMKMASAESLCDKQTDPDFSILTVGRQNNCDSLTRVIEVPYVLPFLAEGKTEGVTLRGVRDIQQDYVQRFGPNDYRPNLFVTYWSFRAMIGFLAIPVLFALMALWLTRGGRIPSQRWFAWFALLTIPTPFLANISGWVFTEMGRQPWIVAPNPTGDQNVHLTVAAGVSHNTFAMVVTSLATFTLVYAVLAVIWFWLLKRYIVEGPQEHDAEPAAPPPEDQDSDQEQVKTLSFAY
- the cydD gene encoding thiol reductant ABC exporter subunit CydD; this translates as MRRFLAAEVACGVVISGCAIGSAIVLGAMVARVATDPSARNLHSWLGPLSILFALWAFRAVIHWLQARLGQRGASAVIADLSGQVLTAVTARQPSELAAQRDAAAVVVTRGLDGLRPYFTGYLPTLLLAAILTPATVAVIACYDLKSTLIVVVTLPLIPVFMVLIGLATAQRSASSLAAMTTLQSRLLDLVAGIPTLRALGRASGPEHRIAELSAAHRRSTMATLRIAFLSALVLELLATLGVALVAVGIGLRLVFGEMSLTVGLTVLLLAPDVYWPLRRIGVEYHAAQDGRAAADKAFALIGEPPTAAGQRSVTARGAQIRIENLSVAGRDGYAPRNLTAVIEPGQVTVLTGRNGAGKSTTLQVLAGLTVPHSGRVTVAGVDIGDLQPAQWWRQVSWLAQRPVLIPGTVRANLELFGALNDLDNACSAAGFDTVLAELPAGLDTELGRGGVGLSLGQRQRLGLARALGSAALVLLLDEPTAHLDSETEQRVLAAVVARARAGATVVVVGHREPVVAIGDRVVDVVAGSEARCAPV